The Pseudomonadota bacterium genome includes the window AGGTGGGTAGGCGGCGAGGCGCTAAGTGGGCGCGAACTCGATTGCTTTGCCACAGGGTGTCACAGATAGACTTCTCGCAGCCTCACATCGTCTCTAAGCTCATCTGTCGAACCTGAAAAAGACACTTGGCCGTTGCGTAGGACGTAAACGCGCTGAGCGATCTTGAGGACCTCGCGTACCTTCTGCTCGACGATCAGGACGGTCACGCCAGATGCCCGGTTGATTTCCTGTATATGGCTCAGAGCGTCAGCTACGAGCGGCGGCGCAAGGCCGAGGGAGGGTTCGTCCAGCAGGAGCAGACGCGGTGAGAGGATCAGCGCGTTGGCGAGAGCTAGCATTTGCTTTTCACCCCCGGAGAGGGTTCCCGCCCGTTGGCGTAGACGGGGTTTAAGCCCGGGGAACAGGGTTACGACTTGCTCTATGCCGTCATTCAAGCGCGCGTTGCCCGGGAGTGTGAGGCCGCCTAGCTCCAGATTCTCCCGTACTGTCAAATCGGTGAAGACGCGGTTTCCCTGGGGGACGTAGCAAACACCTAAGCCCAGCAATTCGCGTGGGACGGGTGAGTTTAAGCGTCTGCCGTCAAGCGTCATATGTCCGTTCCAGGCGGGAAGCAGACCGAATACGGTCTTGAGCAGCGTCGATTTACCTGCACCGTTGTGGCCGATCAGCGCCACAATCTCCCTCGGCATGACCTCGATATTTACGCCATTGAGCACCTGCTTCTTTCCATAGCCGCTGACGAGGCCCTGCACTTCTAAGAGGCTCTGGAAGCTTTCAGGCAAGGTAGGCCTCCATGATCTCGGGTCGCTCCAGCACGTCCTGGGGCGCCCCCTGGGCGATCACCTTGCCTTCGTCCATTAGGATGATGCGATCGGCGATCTGGCGTACCGCGATCAGATCGTGCTCGATGAATATCACAAGCTTTCCAGTGCTGCCCAACTGAGACAATAACTCCAGTATATGAGTCACCATTTCCGGATGTACGCCGGCCACGGGCTCATCGAGGAGCAGGACTTTGGCCCCCGTTGCCAGACAGCAGGCGAGGGTCAGGAGCTTCTGCTGTCCGTAGGAAAGCTCGCCCGCCAGATCGGAGGCCTTCGCTTCGAGACCCACGAAGCGCAGGAGTCTCAGCGCCTCGTCGCGGTTTCGTTTTTCTTCCGCCGCCACGCCGAAACGCGACAGTGCCCGCCATAAACGCTCACCGCGTTGCGCGGGCCTGGCCAGTAGAACATTTTCCAGTACCGGGACCTGAAGGATCAGGCGCAGATCCTGAAAGGTGCGCGCAACGCCCAACCGGGCAATGCGGTGTGGGGGTAGATGGCTGGTTTCCTGCTCGCCGAAAAAGCAGCGACCGGCATCTGGTTGAAGGAAGCCGGTCAACACGTGGAGCAAGGTGGTCTTGCCTGCTCCATTTGGACCAATGATGGCGATGATAGCCGAGTTCGGGAATCGAAGATGCACGTCCACTAGGGCGTGGACGCCATCAAACGATTTTGAAAGGCCCTCACAGCGTAGCATGATCAAATGAATAAAATAGATAAGTAATCCTTACCAATCCCCAGGTTTCTCGTTCGGCCCGGCAGTTTGAGCTAACGTACGTCAAGCGTACTATATAGACGATTCAATTTAACCTATTGAGGAATGGCCGATGACGACTCTCCCTGCCAGCGAGGCGAAGTCGAAACTCTATTGCTTGATAGACGAAGCGGCTTCCACGCACACTCCCATACTCATCACCGGCAAGCGCTCGAATGCCGTTCTATAGCTGAGGAAGACTGGCGCGCGATTCAGGAGACTATGAACCTATTGTCCATCCCTGGCATGAGAGAGTCCATTCGCGAGGGGTTGAATATACCCATCGAGAATGCGCAAAGGCCCTCGACTGGTGAAATGGCAGATCATCTTCACCAGGCAGTCTCAAAAAGACGCAAAGACACTAGCTGCCGCCGGGTTGCGGCCCAGAGCCGAGGAATTATTGGATATTCTTAGAAAAAATCCGTCTCAAAACCCACCTTCCTACGAAAAACTGGTTGGTGACCGGCAGGTGCCTACTCCTGCAGGAT containing:
- a CDS encoding ABC transporter ATP-binding protein; its protein translation is MPESFQSLLEVQGLVSGYGKKQVLNGVNIEVMPREIVALIGHNGAGKSTLLKTVFGLLPAWNGHMTLDGRRLNSPVPRELLGLGVCYVPQGNRVFTDLTVRENLELGGLTLPGNARLNDGIEQVVTLFPGLKPRLRQRAGTLSGGEKQMLALANALILSPRLLLLDEPSLGLAPPLVADALSHIQEINRASGVTVLIVEQKVREVLKIAQRVYVLRNGQVSFSGSTDELRDDVRLREVYL
- a CDS encoding ABC transporter ATP-binding protein, producing MLRCEGLSKSFDGVHALVDVHLRFPNSAIIAIIGPNGAGKTTLLHVLTGFLQPDAGRCFFGEQETSHLPPHRIARLGVARTFQDLRLILQVPVLENVLLARPAQRGERLWRALSRFGVAAEEKRNRDEALRLLRFVGLEAKASDLAGELSYGQQKLLTLACCLATGAKVLLLDEPVAGVHPEMVTHILELLSQLGSTGKLVIFIEHDLIAVRQIADRIILMDEGKVIAQGAPQDVLERPEIMEAYLA